The Paralichthys olivaceus isolate ysfri-2021 chromosome 2, ASM2471397v2, whole genome shotgun sequence genomic interval AAGGCACTTTACAGTAGAATACTGATTTGCTGaacttcaaatgtttaaaaaaaacaaatgacctGTGTGAAAGTGATCGGGTACAGATCctttattaaattaaacatgtgcAGTGGGATCCAGAGGGGTGATGGAAGTGCCCATGTCTGTAAACTGCAGGTCACTGAAAAGGtctaaaaaactatttattgGATCCAATATTCATTTGAATAAGGTTGATTGAAATGCTGCTGTATTGCAAAAAGGTTCAGTTCTTCCACTTTTCATCATTTTGCTGATCACACTGTGTGTTAATCATCATCTGGTTCACAGGAGCAAATAAtggtcctctgctgctgttgcctgTCTCCGACATGTTTATGtataatattttttcttttttcaaatttggtgaAATTAATCTTCAATCAGGTTTAACATGATCGTGGTATTTTTAGTACCGTCCCATCCTGCCTGTGAATCCACTCTATGTTCCTCCTCTATGGTTGTGTATCCTGTTGACTTTCCTCTcatccattctctctctttacactTGAAGCAATAAGATTCAAATTATgccaaaaataattaaaagaataTTCACTCACTGCACCTCTGATtccttttcatcctttttctctCAGGTTTAATATGGAAAACCTTTTCTGCTGGTGAtgactttaaatgtaaattggATGACCTTAGATGtttttgaattttctttttttaattcaggcAAAATCTTGAGATGACATTATAAATGTTAATACTATTTCCACTTCTGCACAGGGCTGTGCTTTTAACGATTTAAAACTTCAACAATTGTTAATCTTTGGTGGCTGTTCAGAGAAAGATTCTTGGTGTTAGAAACATTCTGTAGCATGATGAATATTTGAAAACTCCACTGGATAATACAAGAGAACAAATCATGGAGTCTTCATTAGAGTATGAAAAttgcaaactttaaaaaactttgTGTAAACCTTTGACAGGTTATATTTATCATCCAGTTGagtgagtttttttctttggctTAATGTTTGTCATGGTTAGCTTCTTCTCAAGCAGAAAACTAATAAACGAATGtatcaaacaacacaaatggAGAAGGCCCAAAGAGCTGACACAGGTTGAGATAGAATGTAAGTGTTAAAGGTAGCTAAATATACGTTTTCCTTTTATTTGGGTAATGGTGGTTTAAACAGTTCAAGTATAAAGTTTGACCAAGACCAGGTTCTTGGACCTCCTGATAGAATCACAGGACATGATCAGTTTCACATACTAGTTACACCCATGGTTAATATAACGTAATCAATTCTAGATTCAGAGGCATTTTTTCCAAACCtgggattttctttttacattatAATGAACAAATTTGTCTGAAGAACCAAACTCCACATAATGACACAGaatttccttctctctctggtgCTGCCTGTAATTAAAAGACACTTTTATGTGCAACCACCTGCAAATAATACACAACTCATGATGCACACAATTATCAGAGGATGAGATCCAGAATTGATTGAGTTTAATAGATTTGCACCTTCCAGTATAATCAGGAGTCATATAAAAGCTGTTTCACATATTTTTACAGtatataattaaaatgtaaaaaagaaaaacatttgtactTTAATACAGTAATTAAAGGCAGTAATTAAATCAGTTTTGCACAAACAACTAATGGATTTTTTTGAATCACTCATTAAACACTAAAATCTGACAAAGCTAATTGATGAGCTACTTTTaaccagagaaaaacaaagctgaCAGTTATTTGGTGAACGGACATGACAATGAAATTGTGAGATGTTCCTATGAGTCagagtcctcctcctcctcgtcataGTAGCGGTTCCTCTTAATTATATCCTCTGCACTCAGCTCCTCAGCGTCACTtccctctttgtcttcctcccaGAATCCCACATCCTGGGAGGTGCGGTTCTGTTTCGGCTGCAGAGGCGGAGAAGGGGATGGGGAGATGTCTGGAGAGATGCTCCTCAGAGAGCCCTCCTCCGCAGCCATCTTGTCCGCTCCCGCTGATGCATCTTCTTCCTTTACTTGTTcgtctctttcttcctcctgctgctggtgCACAGTGGCTACGTCCTCCTCTGAGATGCTTGCATGTGCTGCATCTTCACTTGCTATCTGAGCCACCTTCTGTTCCTCAggcttctcctgctgctgctctgctttgttttcatttggcGATTGTTCAGATGGGTTTCTTTCTTCAAATGATGCTCTCCAGTCCAGTAGGGACTTGAGAGGCCGCCGAGGCTCCCTGGGAGCCAGACTGGGTGCAGGGGTGGGTTTACCTGCGATGGTAAAAGGGCGAGTGCGTTCCTTCATCGAGGAGCTCCTCCTCAGACTCTTCAGTTCGACCCGATCTGAGCTCTGGAAGGATGATGGTGCCTCTTCCTCTGGGGGCCACTTGGCTCTCCAGGGCCTGCTGGAGGTCACTCCTTCTGTGACCGGACTGAGCGCTGCTGTCCCGGATAGGCTCTCACCAGCCGGAGGAGGCCAAGCGATCCTCAGCTTGCGTTTCTCAGCTGGCCGCTCTGTAGACTCATGTTTTTCACTGGAGCTGACGTGTGTCTGCGCACGTGTCTCCATTAAGGCAGTCATGTCCGTGACCTTTACCTGTGCGGACATTTCCTCAGTCGGGGTTGGCTGTTTGTCTGACTTACTCTCAGTTGGAACCTTCGCCTCCACTGGTTCCTCTGCTTCTTTGGGCTTCACAGCTTCTTCACCCTCTTCACCCTCCATTCGAGGTTCCCACAGCTCCTTGTGCGGGCGATGGCCGAAGCCCTCGTCATAGTTGCCCTTGGCTTTGAACAGCTGGCTGTAATGGGGCTTGCAGTAGACATTACCGTGCAGAGAGGCATAGTTCCCAAGACTAAAAACAGAGAGGAgcaaagattttattttgccTCAGGAGGAGATAATAGATTCTTTGACCAATTTTCCTGTCTGTGGTTCTTGAGCAGCCACCCACTGAGGAGTGTACTCCCGGATTTTATTAAG includes:
- the LOC109629316 gene encoding LIM domain and actin-binding protein 1-like isoform X2, yielding MKKYKAFESSTPSLRLGNLSALKKRWELTENLNRSKPSSGPPSNEVSARCRPPALARPPSISENPPPLKSPGLLTPQKGESTVSQTQKPQAAPEVTEAEEQTGMDRDEVTHNDRPEKLDEQVPTSPCAFYEKPRVPLNNLKMKFEKGEDATGKVGRTTLRSTSSEDMEQRSGLSVTDRVLEAMSLREKMAKYQAAVSKQGTAGPGVTTEVPSPNTSAPAPRKKVPAPECNGESNEPPKAARKFCPPAREACFACLKTVYPLERLVAQQHVYHKSCFRCVHCSTKLSLGNYASLHGNVYCKPHYSQLFKAKGNYDEGFGHRPHKELWEPRMEGEEGEEAVKPKEAEEPVEAKVPTESKSDKQPTPTEEMSAQVKVTDMTALMETRAQTHVSSSEKHESTERPAEKRKLRIAWPPPAGESLSGTAALSPVTEGVTSSRPWRAKWPPEEEAPSSFQSSDRVELKSLRRSSSMKERTRPFTIAGKPTPAPSLAPREPRRPLKSLLDWRASFEERNPSEQSPNENKAEQQQEKPEEQKVAQIASEDAAHASISEEDVATVHQQQEEERDEQVKEEDASAGADKMAAEEGSLRSISPDISPSPSPPLQPKQNRTSQDVGFWEEDKEGSDAEELSAEDIIKRNRYYDEEEEDSDS
- the LOC109629316 gene encoding LIM domain and actin-binding protein 1-like isoform X1; the encoded protein is MESGPFSRRSWATQSLRITAKELSLVSGRGKNNAIAERFSKYQKAAVETAEKKKAAFESSTPSLRLGNLSALKKRWELTENLNRSKPSSGPPSNEVSARCRPPALARPPSISENPPPLKSPGLLTPQKGESTVSQTQKPQAAPEVTEAEEQTGMDRDEVTHNDRPEKLDEQVPTSPCAFYEKPRVPLNNLKMKFEKGEDATGKVGRTTLRSTSSEDMEQRSGLSVTDRVLEAMSLREKMAKYQAAVSKQGTAGPGVTTEVPSPNTSAPAPRKKVPAPECNGESNEPPKAARKFCPPAREACFACLKTVYPLERLVAQQHVYHKSCFRCVHCSTKLSLGNYASLHGNVYCKPHYSQLFKAKGNYDEGFGHRPHKELWEPRMEGEEGEEAVKPKEAEEPVEAKVPTESKSDKQPTPTEEMSAQVKVTDMTALMETRAQTHVSSSEKHESTERPAEKRKLRIAWPPPAGESLSGTAALSPVTEGVTSSRPWRAKWPPEEEAPSSFQSSDRVELKSLRRSSSMKERTRPFTIAGKPTPAPSLAPREPRRPLKSLLDWRASFEERNPSEQSPNENKAEQQQEKPEEQKVAQIASEDAAHASISEEDVATVHQQQEEERDEQVKEEDASAGADKMAAEEGSLRSISPDISPSPSPPLQPKQNRTSQDVGFWEEDKEGSDAEELSAEDIIKRNRYYDEEEEDSDS